From the genome of Parazoarcus communis, one region includes:
- a CDS encoding ABC transporter permease, whose product MTPNHWRLPQLSLRFVPVWQRNFLVWRKLALPSVLGNLADPVIYLFGLGFGIGMLVPEVGGVSYISFLAAGMVCYSTMNSATFEVLYSSFSRMHVQRTWDAILNAPVSLDDVVFAELMWAASKALLSGVAILLVISLFGLVDTRYVLWVPPLIFLVGLTFGALGLIVTALAPSYDFFMYYFTLFITPMMLVSGVFFPADQLPPIIRAATTLLPLSHAIELARPLLLGHMPEHTALHLLVLMGYCSVAFWLALALTRRRLLK is encoded by the coding sequence ATGACGCCCAATCACTGGCGCCTGCCACAGCTCTCGCTGCGCTTCGTCCCCGTATGGCAGCGCAACTTCCTGGTGTGGCGCAAGCTTGCGCTGCCCTCCGTGCTGGGCAATCTGGCTGATCCGGTGATCTACCTGTTCGGGCTGGGGTTCGGTATCGGCATGCTGGTGCCCGAGGTGGGCGGCGTGTCCTACATCAGCTTTCTTGCGGCCGGCATGGTGTGCTACTCGACCATGAACAGCGCCACCTTCGAGGTGCTGTATTCGAGCTTTTCGCGCATGCATGTGCAACGCACCTGGGATGCGATTCTCAACGCACCGGTGTCGCTCGACGACGTGGTCTTTGCCGAACTCATGTGGGCCGCATCCAAGGCCTTGCTGTCGGGCGTGGCCATTCTGCTGGTGATCAGCCTGTTCGGGCTGGTCGACACGCGCTACGTGCTGTGGGTGCCGCCGCTCATCTTTCTGGTCGGGCTCACCTTTGGCGCACTCGGGCTGATCGTCACCGCGCTGGCGCCAAGCTACGACTTCTTCATGTACTACTTCACCCTGTTCATCACGCCGATGATGCTGGTGTCGGGGGTGTTCTTTCCAGCGGACCAGTTGCCACCCATCATCCGCGCGGCGACCACACTGCTGCCGCTGTCCCACGCCATCGAGCTCGCCCGGCCGCTGCTGCTCGGCCACATGCCCGAGCACACCGCCCTGCATCTGCTCGTGCTGATGGGCTATTGCAGCGTCGCCTTCTGGCTCGCCCTCGCGCTCACCCGGAGACGCCTGCTCAAGTGA
- a CDS encoding glutathione S-transferase: MKLLASLTSPYARKIRILLAEKSLPFELVVDSPWEANTRVPEVNPLGKVPALVLDSGEVFFDSPVVAGYLETLNTGPALLPAGGIERVRVRQTEALADGILDAAVVAFLESKRPPEQQSAVTIERQLDKIRRCLDELEKRASGREWLSGKTIQLDDISVGVALGYLDLRLPQTDWQTGRPALVALSKRLFARPSFADTVPPAG, encoded by the coding sequence ATGAAACTGCTCGCCTCACTCACCAGTCCCTACGCGCGCAAGATCCGCATCCTGCTCGCGGAGAAGTCACTGCCCTTCGAGCTTGTCGTGGACTCTCCGTGGGAGGCCAACACCCGCGTACCCGAGGTCAACCCGCTGGGCAAGGTGCCTGCGCTGGTGCTCGACAGCGGCGAAGTCTTCTTCGACTCGCCCGTGGTTGCCGGCTATCTCGAAACCCTGAATACGGGGCCTGCACTGCTTCCGGCCGGTGGCATCGAACGCGTGCGAGTGCGCCAGACCGAAGCCCTGGCCGACGGTATTCTCGATGCAGCAGTTGTGGCCTTCCTCGAAAGCAAGCGCCCGCCCGAACAACAGAGCGCCGTCACGATCGAGCGTCAGCTGGACAAGATCCGGCGCTGCCTCGACGAGCTGGAGAAACGCGCGAGCGGTCGTGAATGGCTCAGCGGCAAGACCATACAGCTCGACGACATCAGCGTCGGCGTCGCCTTGGGCTACCTCGACCTGCGCCTGCCGCAAACCGACTGGCAGACGGGCCGCCCCGCCCTGGTCGCCCTCAGCAAACGGCTGTTCGCACGTCCGAGCTTCGCCGACACCGTGCCGCCCGCCGGCTGA
- a CDS encoding TfoX/Sxy family protein, whose amino-acid sequence MAYDEGLAQRLREVLQSERDIAEKRMFGGLAFMSRGYMFVGITGELLMARVGPDDYEQALSRPHVRVMDFTGKPMRGYVYVDPPGFEADSDLSDWVGRCHRFVLTLPPKTPG is encoded by the coding sequence ATGGCATACGATGAAGGTCTCGCTCAGCGCTTGCGCGAGGTGCTCCAGTCCGAGCGCGACATCGCCGAGAAGAGGATGTTTGGCGGCCTCGCTTTCATGTCCCGCGGCTACATGTTCGTCGGGATCACTGGCGAGTTGCTGATGGCGAGGGTTGGCCCTGACGACTATGAGCAGGCGCTGTCCCGCCCCCATGTGCGGGTGATGGATTTCACCGGAAAACCCATGAGGGGCTATGTCTATGTGGATCCCCCGGGGTTTGAGGCGGATTCGGATCTCTCTGACTGGGTCGGGCGCTGCCATCGATTCGTGCTTACGCTGCCGCCAAAGACGCCCGGATGA
- a CDS encoding NAD(P)/FAD-dependent oxidoreductase, translated as MAHIVIIGAGIGGLPMAYEMRDHARPEDRITVVSKDAKFHFVPSNPWVAVNWRSREDIEVDPAEVLARRNIDFIPVAAKRVEPGENALELEDGRRIEYDYLVIATGPRLAFDEVPGLGPHGGFTQSVCHVDHAVTSEKAWQAFVADPGPIVVGAVQGASCFGPAYEFAMILDADLRKRKLRDRVPMTFVTSEPYIGHLGLAGVGDSKGIMESAFRERHVKWICNARVERIEDGRMHVLEHDDDGKEKRRHELPFKYSMMLPAFKGVEAVFGIEGLVNPRGFVIIDEHQRNPTFRNVFSVGVCVAIPPVEATPVPTGTPKTGYMIESMVTATAMNIRSLLDGEPATEKATWNAVCLADFGDTGAAFVAIPQIPPRNMNWFGQGKWVHLAKIGFEKYFLRKMRKGTTEPVYERVVMSAIGIAKLKNGS; from the coding sequence ATGGCCCATATCGTCATCATAGGCGCCGGAATCGGCGGCTTGCCGATGGCCTACGAGATGCGCGACCACGCGCGCCCGGAGGACCGCATCACCGTCGTTTCAAAGGACGCCAAGTTTCATTTCGTGCCGTCGAACCCCTGGGTGGCGGTGAACTGGCGCTCGCGCGAGGACATCGAGGTCGATCCGGCCGAAGTGCTCGCCCGGCGCAATATCGACTTCATCCCGGTCGCGGCAAAGCGCGTCGAACCGGGCGAGAATGCACTCGAACTCGAGGATGGGCGCCGCATCGAGTACGACTATCTCGTCATCGCCACCGGTCCCCGGCTGGCCTTCGACGAAGTGCCCGGCCTCGGGCCGCACGGCGGTTTCACGCAGTCGGTGTGTCATGTCGATCATGCGGTCACGTCGGAGAAGGCATGGCAGGCCTTCGTTGCCGATCCGGGGCCGATTGTCGTCGGCGCGGTGCAGGGCGCCTCGTGCTTCGGGCCGGCCTATGAGTTCGCGATGATCCTCGACGCCGACCTGCGCAAACGCAAGCTGCGCGACCGCGTGCCGATGACCTTCGTCACCTCCGAGCCCTATATCGGACACCTGGGCCTGGCAGGGGTGGGTGATTCCAAGGGCATCATGGAGTCGGCCTTCCGCGAGCGCCACGTCAAGTGGATCTGCAACGCCAGAGTGGAGCGCATCGAGGACGGCAGGATGCATGTCCTCGAGCATGACGACGACGGAAAGGAAAAGCGCCGCCACGAACTGCCGTTCAAGTACTCGATGATGCTGCCTGCGTTCAAGGGCGTTGAGGCAGTGTTCGGCATCGAGGGGCTGGTCAATCCGCGCGGCTTCGTGATCATCGACGAGCATCAGCGCAATCCGACCTTCCGCAACGTGTTCTCCGTTGGCGTGTGTGTGGCAATTCCGCCGGTCGAGGCGACGCCGGTGCCGACCGGCACACCGAAGACGGGCTACATGATCGAGTCAATGGTCACCGCCACGGCGATGAACATCCGCTCGCTGCTCGACGGCGAACCGGCGACCGAGAAGGCGACCTGGAACGCAGTGTGTCTGGCCGACTTCGGCGACACTGGCGCAGCTTTCGTGGCGATCCCGCAGATCCCGCCGCGCAACATGAACTGGTTCGGTCAGGGCAAGTGGGTGCACCTGGCCAAGATCGGCTTCGAGAAGTACTTCCTGCGCAAGATGCGCAAGGGCACGACCGAGCCGGTCTATGAGCGGGTGGTGATGAGCGCCATCGGCATCGCCAAGCTCAAGAACGGCAGCTAG
- a CDS encoding TerB family tellurite resistance protein yields MDPQRSAAIAADCVARFDHGETDMRQYATDSTQAAARILALTILADGGLDQTELNSVTRSEAARRLQIAEADFEQVLQEYCQDLLQGADYLDGIALRLAPEVLRGLLDEIRDPAFQQLILRTMHDIVEADGISTEEEVALLSQTAAVWGTTATFTPIAESRTG; encoded by the coding sequence ATGGACCCGCAGCGCTCGGCAGCAATCGCAGCCGACTGCGTGGCCCGATTCGATCATGGAGAAACAGACATGCGTCAATATGCAACCGATAGCACCCAGGCCGCCGCCCGTATTCTGGCCCTCACCATCCTGGCCGATGGCGGGCTGGATCAGACAGAACTGAATTCCGTCACCCGCTCGGAGGCCGCCAGACGGCTGCAGATCGCTGAGGCGGATTTCGAGCAGGTGTTGCAGGAATATTGCCAGGACCTGCTGCAGGGCGCCGACTATCTGGACGGCATCGCCTTGCGCCTGGCACCAGAGGTGTTGCGCGGACTGCTTGATGAAATTCGCGACCCGGCGTTCCAGCAGCTGATTCTGCGCACGATGCACGACATCGTCGAAGCGGACGGCATCAGTACGGAGGAAGAGGTCGCCCTGCTGTCGCAAACCGCAGCCGTCTGGGGCACGACGGCAACCTTCACGCCGATCGCCGAAAGCCGAACCGGGTAA
- a CDS encoding ATP-binding cassette domain-containing protein, producing MTAALAGPALATPAVSSSRPSPLLIRGLVKRYDDTEVVRGIDLELRAGECFTLLGPNGAGKTTTLRCALGLTAPSAGSIRLCGEAVPERAREARMRVGIVPQIDNLDPDFTCAENLLVYGRYFGLSDAAIKARIPALLAFAGLESKRDARIQSLSGGMKRRLTLARALVNQPELLVLDEPTTGLDPQARHLIWDRLKQLIRSGTTVLLTTHFMDEAERLSDHLAILDNGRVLAGGSPRDVIAEHIEPQVVEVFGDWTNGHALPAGGGAAAWADAHAAALSDRFEISGETAFCYLHDAAPLLAHLATQPGLRYLHRPANLEDVFLKLTGRDLRD from the coding sequence ATGACGGCAGCGCTCGCCGGCCCGGCCCTGGCAACACCCGCGGTATCGTCCTCGCGTCCATCGCCGCTGCTGATTCGCGGCCTGGTGAAGCGCTATGACGACACCGAAGTGGTTCGCGGCATCGACCTCGAGCTGCGCGCCGGCGAATGCTTTACCCTGCTCGGCCCCAACGGCGCGGGCAAGACCACCACGCTGCGCTGTGCCCTCGGCCTCACGGCGCCCAGCGCAGGCAGCATCCGCCTGTGCGGCGAAGCGGTGCCCGAGCGCGCCCGCGAGGCGCGCATGCGGGTGGGCATCGTGCCGCAGATCGACAACCTCGACCCCGACTTCACCTGCGCCGAGAACCTGCTCGTCTATGGCCGCTACTTCGGTCTCTCCGATGCTGCGATCAAGGCCCGCATCCCGGCGCTGCTGGCCTTCGCCGGGCTCGAAAGCAAACGCGACGCCCGCATCCAGTCGCTGTCGGGCGGCATGAAGCGGCGCCTCACGCTGGCACGCGCGCTGGTCAATCAGCCCGAACTGCTGGTGCTCGACGAGCCGACCACCGGGCTCGACCCGCAGGCCCGCCACCTGATCTGGGACCGCCTCAAGCAGCTTATCCGCAGCGGTACCACGGTGTTGCTGACCACCCATTTCATGGACGAGGCCGAACGCCTGTCCGACCACCTGGCCATTCTCGACAATGGGCGCGTGCTCGCTGGCGGCAGCCCGCGCGACGTCATCGCCGAGCATATCGAACCGCAGGTCGTGGAAGTCTTCGGCGACTGGACCAACGGCCATGCGCTGCCGGCCGGCGGTGGCGCCGCAGCCTGGGCCGATGCGCATGCAGCAGCGCTTTCCGACCGCTTCGAGATCAGTGGCGAAACCGCCTTCTGCTACCTGCACGATGCTGCCCCCCTGCTCGCCCACCTCGCCACCCAGCCCGGCCTGCGCTACCTGCACCGCCCGGCAAACCTGGAAGACGTCTTCCTCAAGCTCACGGGTCGCGACCTTCGCGACTGA
- a CDS encoding alpha/beta hydrolase, whose protein sequence is MTRALPTESALLHGAAGNIEVLIDAPQTVRGVALICHPHPLFGGANTNKVAHTLARSYRDLGYAAIRPNFRGVGKSDGEHDHGEGETEDMLSVIAWAQSRWGSLPLALGGFSFGGFVQTRIANRLANDINPPRQLILVGMAAGVAADGARSYDTPPVPGTIPTLIIHGEVDDTVALSNVLDWARPQELPIIVIPGADHFFHGKLHLIRELIARNVAPAPGRV, encoded by the coding sequence ATGACCCGTGCGCTTCCCACCGAATCTGCCCTGCTGCACGGCGCAGCAGGCAATATCGAAGTCCTGATCGACGCCCCGCAAACGGTCCGTGGCGTCGCGCTGATCTGTCACCCGCACCCGCTGTTCGGCGGCGCCAACACCAACAAGGTGGCGCACACGCTGGCGCGCAGCTACCGCGATCTGGGCTATGCGGCCATTCGCCCCAATTTCCGTGGCGTGGGCAAGAGCGATGGCGAACACGATCACGGCGAAGGTGAAACCGAAGACATGCTGTCGGTGATCGCCTGGGCGCAATCGCGCTGGGGCAGCCTGCCGCTGGCGCTGGGCGGCTTCTCTTTCGGTGGCTTCGTGCAGACGCGTATCGCCAACCGTCTCGCCAACGACATCAATCCGCCGCGGCAGCTGATCCTCGTCGGCATGGCCGCAGGTGTGGCCGCAGACGGCGCACGCAGCTACGACACTCCGCCGGTGCCCGGCACCATTCCCACGCTGATCATCCACGGCGAAGTCGACGACACCGTCGCGCTGAGCAACGTGCTCGACTGGGCACGTCCGCAGGAGCTGCCGATCATCGTCATTCCGGGCGCCGACCACTTCTTCCACGGCAAGCTGCATCTGATCCGGGAGCTGATCGCCCGCAACGTCGCGCCGGCCCCCGGCCGCGTCTGA
- a CDS encoding DUF1615 domain-containing protein gives MNSNSRLTRTRSWSAVICLALLAGCSGTIRDFEPAPPSPAEIRAHVARLLPPGTKDREAWAADVQVAFTSLEITPSASNLCAALAVAEQESGITADPPVAGLPKIAWSEIERRADSLGIPMLAVRIALKLPSPNGDSYGERLDTVRTERELSLIFEDFISMVPLGKRLFGDLNPVRTAGAMQVSVAFAEQHAKRRTYPYLVTDSIRREVFTRHGGMYFGIAHLLDYPASYDSQLYRFADFNAGHYASRNAAFQEAVSLASGIRLALDGDLIIHGNSASDAPGATERAVRTLGKSIDMDERAIRRALEEGDTEAFEDSRLYKRVFELAEKRAGRPLARAVLPQIALAGPKISRKLTTGWFAKRVETRYRRCLARGGESADA, from the coding sequence ATGAATTCAAATTCACGGCTCACGCGCACACGAAGCTGGAGCGCAGTCATCTGCCTTGCCCTGCTTGCCGGCTGTTCGGGCACGATTCGCGACTTCGAACCCGCCCCGCCGAGCCCGGCCGAGATACGCGCACACGTTGCGCGCCTGCTGCCACCCGGCACCAAGGACCGTGAGGCCTGGGCGGCCGACGTGCAGGTCGCGTTCACCAGCCTTGAGATCACCCCGAGCGCGTCGAACCTGTGCGCTGCACTCGCGGTTGCGGAGCAGGAATCAGGTATCACTGCGGACCCACCGGTTGCCGGCCTGCCGAAGATCGCGTGGAGCGAAATCGAGCGTCGCGCCGACAGCCTCGGCATCCCCATGCTCGCAGTGCGCATTGCGCTGAAACTCCCCTCGCCCAATGGCGACTCGTATGGCGAACGGCTCGACACGGTCCGGACCGAGCGCGAGCTGAGCCTGATCTTCGAGGACTTCATCAGCATGGTGCCGCTGGGCAAGCGGCTGTTCGGCGACCTCAACCCGGTACGCACCGCGGGCGCGATGCAGGTCAGCGTCGCCTTTGCCGAGCAGCATGCAAAGCGGCGGACCTATCCTTACCTGGTCACCGACTCCATCCGGCGCGAGGTGTTCACCCGTCACGGCGGCATGTACTTCGGTATCGCCCATCTGCTCGACTACCCCGCGAGCTACGACAGTCAGCTGTACCGCTTTGCCGACTTCAATGCCGGACACTATGCCAGCCGCAATGCGGCTTTCCAGGAGGCGGTGAGTCTGGCCTCGGGGATCAGGCTGGCGCTCGACGGCGACCTGATCATTCACGGCAACTCCGCATCCGACGCCCCCGGCGCCACCGAACGCGCAGTGCGCACGCTGGGCAAGTCGATCGACATGGACGAGCGCGCCATTCGCCGCGCACTCGAGGAGGGCGATACCGAAGCGTTTGAAGACAGCCGGCTGTACAAGCGCGTCTTCGAGCTGGCGGAAAAGCGCGCAGGACGCCCGCTGGCACGCGCCGTGCTGCCGCAGATCGCACTCGCCGGCCCCAAGATCAGCCGCAAGCTGACGACGGGGTGGTTCGCCAAGCGTGTCGAAACGCGCTATCGACGCTGCCTTGCGCGCGGCGGGGAGTCTGCCGATGCATAG
- a CDS encoding phosphate-starvation-inducible PsiE family protein, translating to MNHRDAPVEHDNHLAVRNEDPLIDRLHWVIRQAIRLLAVLMVAVILWCVADVVLVLYEKLSAPPFMLLDLNDIFVVFAAFLAVLIAIEIFANITLYLRDDVIHVKLVLATALMAIARKVIVLDLSVLEPSYLYAIGVVVLALGITYWLVSLKPERT from the coding sequence ATGAACCATCGAGACGCACCGGTAGAGCACGACAACCATCTTGCAGTGCGAAACGAAGACCCTCTGATCGATCGCCTGCACTGGGTGATCCGGCAGGCAATCCGGCTACTGGCCGTACTGATGGTTGCGGTCATCCTTTGGTGCGTTGCAGACGTGGTGCTGGTGCTGTACGAGAAGCTGTCCGCGCCGCCTTTCATGCTGCTCGACCTGAACGACATTTTCGTGGTCTTTGCGGCTTTTCTCGCAGTGCTGATCGCGATCGAGATCTTCGCCAACATCACGCTCTACCTGCGCGACGACGTCATCCACGTCAAACTCGTCCTCGCCACCGCGCTGATGGCGATCGCTCGAAAAGTCATTGTGCTGGATCTCAGCGTGCTTGAACCGAGCTATCTGTATGCCATCGGTGTCGTCGTGCTGGCGCTCGGCATCACCTACTGGCTGGTTTCGCTGAAGCCGGAGCGGACCTGA
- a CDS encoding (2Fe-2S) ferredoxin domain-containing protein, with protein MSYFKHHVFFCCNQRAAGDDCCNNFKASELQTYAKERSAQLGLKGKGSVRINKAGCLGRCDDGPVMVVYPDNVWYTYIDKDDVDEIIDQHLVHGRIVERLRLPDGDKA; from the coding sequence ATGAGCTATTTCAAACACCATGTGTTCTTCTGCTGCAATCAGCGTGCAGCCGGCGACGACTGCTGCAACAATTTCAAGGCCAGTGAGTTGCAGACCTATGCCAAGGAGCGCAGCGCCCAGCTCGGCCTCAAGGGCAAGGGCAGCGTGCGCATCAACAAGGCCGGCTGCCTCGGGCGCTGCGACGACGGCCCGGTGATGGTGGTGTACCCGGACAACGTCTGGTACACGTATATCGACAAGGACGACGTCGACGAGATCATCGACCAGCATCTTGTGCACGGCCGCATCGTCGAACGCCTGCGCCTGCCCGATGGAGACAAGGCATGA
- a CDS encoding VanZ family protein, with protein MPRSSLSHNLAFAYALLVAYACLHPFAGWRESGLPLFDYLTAPWPKYFQIEDLVFNVLGYIPLGFIVAAGLPANWPALRIIVVTTLGTILFSFGLETVQHFLPSRVSSNIDLGANSAGGLIGAALGACCGRRLFAPQAGLARWRSEHFIGGHTGDVGLILLGLWLLTQLTPDSLLFGSGDIRRMLSIPPPLPFRPERFIAFEAALTACTIVAIGLFARCMMRTAAPWPILVLLALGIGAKTLAAATFFMPTDPLAWVTPGAEKGLIVGTGLLAAALLLPRVIQHAVAGTMLLAATALVNLMPENPYLSNGHTILSRGNFLNFHGLTQLVASIWPFVALAYLSALGLWRGEHLDNPRRL; from the coding sequence GTGCCGCGCTCATCGCTCTCCCACAATCTCGCCTTCGCATACGCCCTGCTGGTGGCCTACGCCTGCCTGCACCCGTTTGCCGGCTGGCGCGAGAGCGGTTTGCCGCTGTTCGACTACCTGACTGCGCCGTGGCCAAAGTATTTCCAGATCGAGGATCTGGTGTTCAATGTGCTCGGCTACATCCCGCTGGGCTTCATTGTCGCTGCCGGCCTGCCCGCGAACTGGCCGGCGCTGCGCATCATCGTGGTGACGACGCTGGGTACGATCCTGTTCAGCTTCGGGCTCGAGACCGTTCAGCACTTTCTGCCATCGCGGGTATCGAGCAACATCGACCTCGGCGCCAACAGCGCTGGCGGCCTGATCGGCGCGGCGCTGGGCGCGTGCTGCGGCAGGCGCCTGTTCGCCCCCCAGGCCGGACTGGCACGCTGGCGCAGCGAACACTTCATCGGTGGCCATACCGGCGATGTCGGGCTGATTCTGCTCGGACTGTGGCTGCTCACCCAGCTCACACCCGACAGCCTGCTGTTCGGCAGCGGCGACATCCGCCGCATGCTGTCGATTCCGCCTCCGCTGCCCTTCCGCCCCGAGCGCTTCATCGCCTTCGAGGCCGCGCTCACCGCATGCACCATCGTCGCCATCGGCCTTTTTGCCCGCTGCATGATGCGCACGGCCGCGCCATGGCCAATCCTGGTTCTGCTCGCGCTCGGCATCGGGGCGAAGACGCTCGCGGCGGCTACTTTCTTCATGCCCACCGATCCCCTGGCGTGGGTTACGCCGGGTGCGGAGAAAGGGCTGATCGTCGGCACCGGCCTGCTCGCCGCGGCCCTGCTGCTGCCACGGGTGATCCAGCACGCCGTGGCCGGCACCATGCTGCTGGCCGCCACCGCGCTGGTGAACCTGATGCCGGAGAACCCCTACCTCAGCAACGGCCACACCATCCTGAGCCGTGGCAACTTTCTCAATTTCCACGGTCTGACCCAGCTCGTCGCCAGTATCTGGCCCTTCGTCGCCCTGGCCTACCTGTCGGCACTCGGCCTGTGGCGGGGCGAACACCTCGACAATCCGCGGCGCCTATAA
- a CDS encoding cytochrome C: MTYMSWGALLALGLFCGMPARAADGAAAQAHDRGRYLVVIGGCNDCHTPGYPEAGGTLPEKQWLVGSPVGFQGPWGVTYPSNLRLSVQKMTEAQWIAHARTAMRPPMPSPSLIAMSDRDLKAIYRYIRKLGGSGVPAPGYVPPGQAVSTPYIEFVPKNLPPVIAGAGS, from the coding sequence ATGACTTACATGTCCTGGGGCGCACTGCTGGCGCTGGGGCTTTTCTGCGGCATGCCGGCCCGCGCTGCGGACGGTGCGGCGGCTCAGGCACACGACCGGGGACGCTATCTGGTCGTGATCGGTGGCTGTAACGACTGTCACACACCCGGCTATCCCGAGGCCGGGGGCACGTTGCCCGAGAAGCAATGGCTGGTCGGGAGCCCGGTGGGATTCCAGGGGCCGTGGGGCGTGACCTATCCATCCAATCTGCGCCTGTCGGTACAGAAGATGACCGAAGCGCAGTGGATTGCCCATGCACGTACCGCGATGCGACCGCCGATGCCGTCGCCCAGCCTGATCGCGATGAGTGACAGGGACCTCAAGGCCATCTACCGCTACATCCGCAAGCTTGGCGGGTCAGGCGTCCCGGCGCCCGGCTACGTGCCACCCGGACAGGCAGTGAGCACCCCGTACATCGAGTTCGTGCCCAAGAACCTGCCGCCGGTCATTGCCGGTGCCGGCTCATGA
- a CDS encoding LysR family transcriptional regulator — MTLNYKHLRYFWTVARAGSIAQAARLLHLTPHSISAQLTTLETSLGASLFRRVGRRLELTDAGRRILGHADEIFALGDQIVELMRDESLSIPLPFRIGIADAMPKSVVYQLIEPALQLDNAPRLVCREGRLENLLGELAVHRLDIVIADRPLPPGVSVRGFSHLLGESPLSVFASSGLAARLPAGFPALLDRAPFLLPGEDVAYRPALLQWLERSKVQPRIVAEFDDSALMKAFGQAGAGLFVGPRAIATYICEQYKVQVVGEIDKVREQIFAITTERKLSHPAMQAISQRAREAMP; from the coding sequence ATGACGCTCAACTACAAGCATCTGCGCTACTTCTGGACCGTTGCGCGCGCGGGCAGCATTGCGCAGGCCGCCAGGCTGCTGCACCTGACGCCGCACTCGATCAGCGCCCAGCTCACGACCCTGGAAACCAGCCTGGGTGCCAGCCTGTTCCGCCGCGTCGGACGCCGACTCGAGCTCACCGATGCCGGGCGGCGCATCCTGGGTCACGCCGATGAGATCTTCGCGCTCGGCGACCAGATCGTCGAGCTGATGCGCGACGAGTCCCTGAGCATCCCGCTGCCTTTTCGCATCGGCATTGCGGACGCCATGCCGAAATCGGTTGTGTATCAGCTGATCGAGCCCGCGCTCCAGCTCGACAACGCACCGCGCCTGGTGTGCCGAGAAGGCCGGCTGGAGAACCTGCTCGGAGAACTCGCCGTGCATCGGCTCGACATCGTCATCGCCGACCGCCCCCTGCCCCCTGGTGTCAGCGTGCGTGGCTTCAGCCACTTGCTGGGCGAGAGTCCGCTATCGGTTTTCGCCAGCTCGGGCCTCGCTGCCCGCCTGCCGGCCGGCTTCCCGGCACTGCTCGACCGCGCACCGTTTCTGCTGCCGGGCGAAGACGTCGCCTACCGGCCAGCCTTGCTGCAATGGCTGGAGCGCAGCAAGGTACAGCCCCGGATCGTGGCCGAGTTCGACGACAGCGCGCTGATGAAGGCATTCGGCCAGGCGGGTGCCGGGCTGTTCGTGGGGCCACGCGCAATCGCAACGTACATCTGCGAGCAGTACAAGGTGCAGGTGGTGGGAGAGATCGACAAGGTCAGGGAGCAGATCTTTGCCATCACGACCGAACGCAAACTCTCCCATCCCGCCATGCAGGCAATCAGCCAGCGTGCGCGCGAGGCCATGCCCTGA